One part of the Phragmites australis chromosome 3, lpPhrAust1.1, whole genome shotgun sequence genome encodes these proteins:
- the LOC133913020 gene encoding protein P21-like gives MHPSPSIPLHYHKLYHTAEQCKTGETKKMASVLRLLAVLLVAAACADAVSIVVTNKCGYTVWPAALPGGGTELNTGDSWFIDVPAGTRNGRVWGRTGCGFIINATLGQCQTGDCGGTLVCKHVGAQPITLAEYSLGRNGGADYFDISLVHGFNAPMSFLPTGGAKCARGGPSCPVQEITFNCPSELRQKAGCSNPCDGKSNCGPNNGTEYFKKSCPQTITYPKDTSNTIYTCPAGTNYEITFCP, from the coding sequence ATGCATCCAAGCCCGTCCATTCCTCTGCACTACCACAAGCTCTACCACACGGCAGAGCAGTGCAAGACAGGAGAGACAAAGAAGATGGCATCCGTCCTGCGCCTCCTCGCTGTtctcctcgtcgccgccgcgtGTGCGGACGCCGTGAGCATCGTCGTCACCAACAAGTGCGGGTACACCGTGTGGCCCGCagccctgccaggcggtggcacgGAGCTCAACACCGGTGACTCATGGTTCATCGACGTGCCGGCCGGCACGCGGAACGGGCGCGTGTGGGGGCGCACGGGCTGCGGCTTCATCATCAACGCCACGCTGGGGCAGTGCCAGACGGGCGACTGCGGCGGCACGCTGGTGTGCAAGCATGTGGGGGCGCAGCCCATCACGCTGGCCGAGTACTCGCTCGGCCGCAACGGCGGCGCCGACTACTTCGACATCTCCCTCGTCCACGGCTTCAACGCACCCATGTCTTTCCTGCCCACCGGCGGCGCCAAGTGCGCCCGGGGCGGGCCGTCGTGCCCGGTGCAGGAGATCACGTTCAACTGCCCGTCCGAGCTGCGGCAGAAGGCCGGGTGCTCCAACCCGTGCGACGGCAAGAGCAACTGCGGCCCGAACAACGGCACGGAGTACTTCAAGAAGTCGTGCCCGCAGACGATCACCTACCCCAAGGACACGAGCAACACCATCTACACCTGCCCGGCCGGGACAAACTATGAGATCACCTTCTGCCCTTGA
- the LOC133913021 gene encoding uncharacterized protein LOC133913021 codes for MPSPLKERPSGSLGRLLAALRPSRAGPLPVQTGFPTSLADLVVKNHGRLKKPSSASSKRRKGDIPPSPSPSPPPSSPPPPPPAATVPPSDRPRADLSPAQAVRRNKDGAFGLGLGFLTVSGVVSLALLVIWSKKVVAAVTVASFSLFLLESVRSSSLPWRPLSAATKRQLYLEGRGRVSPIQEVEAKTEPSRPSCSDSDRGTEVSIFAIEERSGVLDESSIPKAKTKKRSWRKLIASAKKLHKGRRPREADSLGSFRSEGDQADATVRGNAKATDSSDSHRGMANQTDVVADAIAKEPDSLGDSRRGKAIEIDARAIEIDVPADLNEEDRAGFRFPALVLVAVVLVGLVAGKFPAVAFTVLCSAYLRSVQRLPSGGGGLHVRRLELSMS; via the coding sequence ATGCCCAGCCCTCTGAAAGAACGCCCTTCCGGCAGCCTCGGCCGCCTCCTCGCGGCGCTCCGCCCCTCCCGCGCCGGGCCCCTCCCCGTCCAGACCGGTTTCCCCACCTCCCTCGCCGACCTCGTCGTCAAGAACCATGGCCGCCTCAAGAAGCCTTCTTCCGCTTCCTCGAAGCGCAGGAAGGGTGACATCCCCCCATCCCCTTCGCCgtcccctcctccttcctctccacctccgcctcctccggcgGCCACCGTCCCGCCGTCGGATAGACCAAGAGCCGACCTTTCGCCGGCCCAGGCCGTTCGCCGCAACAAAGACGGCGCCTTTGGCCTTGGCCTGGGCTTCCTCACGGTCAGCGGCGTGGTATCCCTCGCGCTCCTTGTGATCTGGAGCAAGAAGGTGGTCGCGGCCGTCACCGTCGCCTCCTTCTCGCTCTTCTTGCTCGAATCCGTGAGGTCTTCCTCTCTCCCCTGGCGGCCGCTGTCGGCGGCGACCAAGAGGCAGCTTTATTTGGAAGGCCGCGGGCGCGTCTCGCCGATCCAGGAGGTGGAGGCGAAGACCGAGCCGTCGAGGCCGAGCTGCTCGGATTCCGACAGGGGAACCGAGGTTTCCATCTTTGCCATCGAAGAAAGGAGCGGCGTCCTCGACGAATCAAGCATCCCGAAGGCGAAGACAAAGAAGAGGTCTTGGAGGAAGCTGATCGCCAGCGCCAAGAAGTTGCACAAAGGACGGAGACCTAGGGAGGCGGATTCTTTGGGTTCTTTCCGCAGCGAGGGCGACCAAGCGGATGCCACGGTGCGGGGCAATGCCAAGGCGACGGATTCCTCAGATTCTCACCGTGGCATGGCCAATCAAACGGATGTCGTGGCGGATGCCATTGCAAAAGAGCCGGATTCTTTGGGGGATTCTCGCCGCGGAAAGGCTATTGAAATCGATGCCAGGGCGATAGAAATCGATGTGCCGGCTGATCTCAACGAGGAGGACAGAGCAGGATTCCGGTTTCCTGCTCTAGTTCTCGTGGCCGTCGTCCTCGTCGGCCTGGTCGCTGGGAAGTTCCCGGCCGTGGCGTTCACGGTGCTTTGCTCGGCGTACCTTAGATCGGTCCAGAGATTGCCTAGTGGTGGTGGCGGCTTGCATGTGAGGCGATTGGAGCTTTCCATGTCGTAG